A window of Thermococcus aggregans contains these coding sequences:
- a CDS encoding DUF835 domain-containing protein, translated as MLYKTTKTKEKRWGLIATALLINALDAESYILVPFGIPIKQEAYDIASSIPDFLIASLLVWGGIQLKKERSEFKDVVGLGIYATAAYIWLFLLATEFFDKFESSFAIKFLFPYFALGASLIYLGHTLRNYVISKSTLEELFPIGLILLGAINLTYPFTRNVESFASAMFLLAAIFRLMAAVGALKFAIYPAAIFAKPKEQMPSKIKGAFMFKSKEELKKAIPNFFSQNVVVITRDLPRNKVPENTLVYWLTKMEENTKADGNIYTVSPTRIDVLIHLLTKNLKSGYNAVYIDGFEYLMIENGFDSAVKFLFDLKDRVLSEGKVIALVVDPRTLTDKQIALLEREFSNRIGT; from the coding sequence GTGCTGTATAAAACAACAAAAACCAAGGAAAAAAGGTGGGGGTTAATAGCTACTGCTTTGCTTATAAATGCTCTTGACGCAGAGAGCTATATCTTAGTTCCTTTCGGCATTCCTATTAAGCAAGAAGCATATGACATTGCATCTAGCATTCCGGACTTTCTCATAGCTAGCCTGCTAGTTTGGGGAGGGATTCAGTTAAAGAAAGAGAGAAGTGAGTTTAAAGATGTTGTAGGGCTGGGGATATATGCTACCGCAGCTTATATCTGGCTCTTCCTTCTGGCAACAGAATTTTTTGATAAGTTCGAATCTTCGTTTGCAATTAAATTCTTGTTTCCCTACTTCGCCTTGGGGGCATCTTTGATTTATCTTGGACACACATTGAGGAACTATGTAATCTCCAAGAGCACTCTTGAGGAGCTTTTCCCCATAGGGCTCATCCTATTAGGAGCAATAAACCTCACGTATCCATTTACAAGAAACGTTGAATCATTTGCCTCAGCAATGTTTTTATTAGCGGCAATCTTTCGACTAATGGCTGCAGTTGGAGCATTAAAATTTGCAATATATCCCGCGGCAATATTTGCGAAGCCAAAAGAACAAATGCCATCAAAAATTAAAGGAGCATTTATGTTCAAGAGCAAAGAAGAGCTGAAAAAAGCAATCCCAAACTTCTTTAGCCAAAATGTTGTTGTAATAACGAGAGACCTACCACGGAACAAAGTTCCGGAGAATACTCTCGTCTACTGGCTCACAAAAATGGAAGAAAACACAAAAGCAGACGGAAATATTTACACAGTGTCGCCAACAAGGATAGATGTTTTAATCCACCTCCTAACTAAAAACCTCAAAAGTGGATACAATGCAGTTTATATCGACGGATTTGAGTACTTAATGATAGAAAATGGCTTCGATAGTGCTGTTAAGTTTCTGTTTGACCTAAAGGATAGGGTATTAAGCGAGGGAAAGGTTATAGCCCTAGTAGTAGATCCAAGGACTCTAACCGACAAGCAAATTGCACTTTTAGAGAGAGAGTTTAGCAATAGAATAGGGACATGA
- a CDS encoding cation:proton antiporter, translating into MIFTEFFYGAIAIALAAFITLIRIMLGPSVPDRVVGVDTLNTLVVAGMILLGAAYDRVIYIDIAIVYALLSYIGTLVIAKYLQGGLE; encoded by the coding sequence ATGATCTTTACTGAGTTCTTTTATGGGGCAATTGCAATCGCACTTGCGGCGTTCATAACATTGATTCGCATAATGCTTGGTCCTAGCGTTCCCGACAGGGTTGTTGGTGTTGACACCCTAAACACGCTCGTAGTGGCAGGAATGATTCTCTTAGGAGCGGCGTATGATAGAGTAATTTACATTGATATAGCCATAGTATACGCTTTGCTCAGTTATATCGGGACGTTGGTAATTGCTAAGTACCTTCAGGGGGGATTAGAGTGA
- the glmU gene encoding bifunctional sugar-1-phosphate nucleotidylyltransferase/acetyltransferase, giving the protein MKGVVLAAGKGERLRPLTDDRPKVMLKVANKAIIDYVFENIYPFVDEFIVIVRYQKEKLMEHLGDEYGGKPITYVEQIEGEGTAKAIYSAIEYIEDEEFLAVNGDIYFEREGIKTLLQSFRKSNADAALLVKEFEDLTHFGMVEVEGELVKSIKEKPGAVPGYANLGIYIFKPDVFRFIENTPQSQRGEYEITDTINLMIKEGKKVTYAVYDGYWNDIGRPWNLLELNEYILKNHLQHSIKGIVEEGAVILPPVEIGEGTVVRSGAYIIGPVKIGKNSKIGPNCFIRPYTSIGDKCHIGNAVEIKNSIIMDHSNAPHLNYVGDSIIGENTNLGAGTITANLRHDKGTVKVEVKGKLEDSGRRKLGAIIGHNVKIGINVTIYPGRKIGSNSFIGPGIIVDKNIPPNVLVIAKQEKEIIER; this is encoded by the coding sequence ATGAAGGGTGTAGTACTCGCAGCCGGAAAAGGCGAAAGGTTAAGGCCTCTCACAGACGATAGACCGAAAGTCATGCTCAAAGTTGCAAATAAAGCGATAATAGATTACGTATTTGAAAACATATACCCATTCGTCGATGAATTTATAGTAATCGTGAGGTACCAAAAAGAAAAACTCATGGAGCACTTAGGGGACGAGTATGGCGGAAAACCAATAACTTATGTAGAACAAATAGAAGGAGAAGGAACAGCAAAAGCTATTTACTCTGCAATTGAGTATATTGAAGATGAGGAGTTTTTAGCCGTTAACGGAGACATATATTTTGAAAGGGAAGGCATAAAAACGCTTTTACAATCCTTCAGAAAAAGTAATGCTGATGCTGCATTGCTTGTGAAGGAATTTGAGGATCTAACTCATTTCGGAATGGTAGAAGTGGAAGGAGAACTCGTAAAGAGTATTAAAGAAAAGCCGGGGGCTGTTCCTGGATATGCAAACTTGGGAATTTACATCTTTAAGCCAGATGTTTTTAGGTTCATAGAGAACACTCCCCAGAGCCAACGGGGCGAGTACGAGATAACCGACACAATAAATCTCATGATAAAAGAGGGCAAAAAAGTCACATACGCTGTTTATGATGGTTACTGGAACGATATAGGAAGGCCATGGAATCTTTTGGAGCTAAATGAGTATATCCTCAAAAACCATCTCCAGCACAGCATAAAGGGGATTGTAGAGGAAGGAGCAGTAATCCTTCCTCCCGTGGAAATCGGGGAAGGAACAGTTGTTAGGAGTGGAGCATACATCATAGGGCCAGTAAAAATTGGCAAAAACTCAAAGATAGGGCCAAATTGCTTTATAAGGCCTTACACAAGCATTGGAGACAAATGTCACATAGGAAATGCCGTTGAAATCAAAAACTCAATAATAATGGATCACAGCAATGCCCCCCACTTGAACTATGTAGGGGATTCAATTATTGGAGAAAACACTAACTTAGGAGCAGGAACAATAACCGCCAATCTAAGACACGACAAGGGAACCGTAAAGGTGGAAGTAAAAGGCAAACTCGAAGATAGCGGAAGAAGAAAGCTGGGAGCAATAATAGGACATAACGTGAAAATAGGGATTAACGTAACAATATATCCAGGAAGAAAAATAGGGAGCAACTCCTTTATCGGCCCCGGAATTATAGTTGACAAAAACATTCCTCCAAATGTGTTGGTTATCGCAAAACAAGAAAAAGAGATTATTGAACGGTGA
- a CDS encoding undecaprenyl-diphosphate phosphatase: MEYYQAVFIGLLQGITEWLPISSSGQIMLFLINLLKIPPEQAYSYSILLHLGTLMALLFKFRYDLGKILLKLILLRWDEEERFLFYSTLFTGIIGLPIYKTFKIIASSFNGEAINGIIGIALILTGIILKKAQKAPLEKLEEGLKKEKEEVTILDAIVAGVAQGIAVIPGISRSGMTIGSLLLLGVKQEKAVKLSFLMAIPAITGALFLELPEVSSTPETLTITLTAVMTAFIVSLLTIEAMLRIARRLDFSKFCIFFGFIALVVSLLGVLI; this comes from the coding sequence ATGGAGTATTACCAGGCCGTTTTTATTGGGCTATTGCAAGGAATTACAGAATGGTTGCCGATAAGCAGCTCTGGGCAGATAATGCTGTTTTTGATAAATCTTCTAAAGATTCCTCCAGAACAAGCTTATTCCTACTCAATACTTTTGCATTTAGGAACCCTTATGGCTCTTCTTTTTAAGTTCAGGTATGATTTAGGAAAGATCTTACTTAAATTGATCCTTCTTAGATGGGACGAAGAGGAGAGATTTTTATTTTACTCTACGTTATTCACGGGCATAATAGGCTTACCTATTTACAAAACGTTCAAGATAATCGCATCATCATTTAATGGAGAAGCCATTAATGGTATAATCGGCATAGCCTTGATACTTACTGGCATAATTTTAAAGAAAGCCCAAAAAGCCCCCTTGGAAAAGCTGGAAGAGGGGCTAAAAAAAGAAAAAGAAGAAGTTACAATACTCGATGCAATAGTTGCAGGAGTTGCCCAAGGAATAGCAGTAATCCCCGGAATATCAAGATCAGGAATGACAATAGGGAGCCTTTTGCTTTTAGGCGTAAAACAAGAAAAAGCCGTAAAGCTTAGTTTTTTAATGGCCATTCCGGCTATTACTGGAGCACTGTTTTTAGAGTTACCTGAAGTCTCAAGCACTCCTGAGACCTTAACAATTACTCTAACTGCAGTAATGACTGCATTTATCGTGAGCCTTCTTACAATTGAGGCTATGCTAAGAATTGCCAGACGGCTTGATTTTTCCAAGTTCTGCATTTTCTTTGGCTTCATAGCCTTAGTAGTCTCTCTCCTGGGGGTGTTGATATGA
- the mbhE gene encoding hydrogen gas-evolving membrane-bound hydrogenase subunit E, whose protein sequence is MRKTFGALALLFILGVLLLITHPDYGLKFGLGGEDWQKYRYTDQYYIDHGIEEVGGTNIVTDIVFDYRGYDTLGEATVLFTSIAGAVALLRKWRDENEE, encoded by the coding sequence ATGAGAAAGACCTTTGGAGCGTTGGCATTGCTTTTTATATTGGGAGTATTATTGCTAATTACTCATCCAGATTATGGCTTGAAATTTGGTCTAGGGGGAGAAGACTGGCAAAAATACCGCTATACTGACCAGTACTATATTGATCACGGTATTGAAGAAGTCGGTGGAACTAACATCGTTACAGACATTGTCTTCGACTACAGAGGATACGATACCCTTGGAGAGGCCACTGTTCTCTTCACATCAATAGCGGGAGCGGTTGCATTGCTTAGAAAATGGAGGGATGAAAATGAAGAGTGA
- the mnhG gene encoding monovalent cation/H(+) antiporter subunit G produces MIEGIIYAFLAVSITFNLLGSFALHRFPDVYTRLHGATKCTTFGTIFAVLAVVVHAIWQIKETGNPKYLQMALHSLVALIALLLTNPTGAHAIAKAAHLSGYKPARAVVDAYERKLRGESA; encoded by the coding sequence GTGATTGAGGGCATAATATATGCTTTTCTGGCAGTTAGCATTACGTTCAACTTATTGGGGAGCTTTGCGCTTCACAGATTCCCTGATGTTTATACTCGTTTACACGGAGCCACAAAGTGTACTACTTTTGGGACAATATTCGCTGTTTTGGCTGTAGTTGTCCATGCAATCTGGCAGATAAAGGAAACAGGAAATCCAAAGTACCTTCAGATGGCTCTCCACAGCTTGGTTGCACTAATAGCATTGTTGCTCACAAACCCAACTGGTGCTCACGCAATAGCCAAGGCTGCACATTTGAGTGGTTATAAACCAGCAAGGGCCGTTGTAGATGCTTACGAGAGAAAGTTAAGGGGTGAGAGCGCATGA
- a CDS encoding DUF4040 domain-containing protein: MSVLTFDMIIQMGILIGILLSSYWMITTRDLLSAALASAAMSLLLSLEFYMLHAPDVAIAEAAVGAGVVTAIVVYGISKTERWEREGP, from the coding sequence ATGAGCGTGTTAACTTTTGATATGATTATTCAAATGGGAATTCTCATAGGGATTCTGCTTTCTTCATACTGGATGATAACCACGAGGGATTTACTTTCAGCAGCTTTAGCATCTGCAGCCATGAGTCTTCTTCTTAGCTTGGAGTTTTACATGCTCCATGCCCCAGACGTTGCCATAGCAGAGGCGGCTGTTGGCGCTGGTGTTGTTACGGCTATAGTGGTTTATGGTATCTCAAAAACCGAGAGATGGGAGCGTGAAGGGCCATGA
- a CDS encoding CBS domain-containing protein: MVGISVQEVMTEKFAKININAPLSEAIGIFEKEDPDLIVVFDGDIYKGVLTQDLIIRSHLKWDPTKAKVRDVYKPAPVIKPDEDLSLAAKLMIETDLRSLPVGEDKSNIIGVISDIALLERVSMEEFGKKPVKEFMSKDVITLNPGDTVAKALATMRDHAISRIPVVDEDGKLEGLVTLHDLIIRFIKPRFRAQFGEVAGEKVPPFSTQLREVMIRGVVTVKPETSVREVVALMKEHNIDGLIVVDSENVVKGVLTVKDLLLPISRMVEQKAKFYLQLGGDAHYLSDFTRERIISDIKRFVEGYEELLGNEGIIYLRIRRFPEKLRGVHLYQARMRIVTDKGQFMATGETWGAIQAVHDALRAIERQILQKAELQRETKHTRRFIEYLGF, from the coding sequence ATGGTCGGGATTTCTGTCCAGGAAGTTATGACAGAAAAATTTGCAAAAATTAACATAAACGCCCCTCTTTCTGAGGCGATTGGAATTTTTGAAAAAGAAGACCCAGATTTAATTGTTGTTTTTGATGGAGATATCTACAAGGGGGTATTAACCCAAGATTTGATAATTCGCTCCCATTTGAAATGGGATCCAACCAAAGCTAAGGTTAGGGATGTGTATAAGCCTGCACCCGTTATAAAGCCTGATGAGGACCTAAGTTTGGCGGCTAAACTTATGATAGAGACGGATTTACGTTCACTCCCTGTTGGAGAGGATAAGAGCAATATTATTGGTGTAATAAGTGATATTGCCCTGCTTGAGAGAGTCTCCATGGAAGAATTCGGGAAAAAACCTGTTAAGGAGTTTATGAGCAAGGATGTCATTACACTTAACCCCGGTGATACAGTTGCCAAGGCACTCGCCACAATGAGAGATCACGCGATTTCCAGAATTCCAGTTGTAGATGAGGATGGAAAGCTTGAGGGTTTAGTGACGCTTCATGACTTAATTATCAGATTTATAAAACCCAGATTCAGAGCACAGTTTGGAGAAGTAGCTGGAGAAAAGGTCCCACCGTTCTCAACCCAACTTAGGGAGGTCATGATTAGAGGAGTTGTAACAGTGAAGCCAGAAACAAGCGTCAGGGAAGTTGTAGCACTAATGAAAGAGCACAACATCGATGGGCTTATTGTAGTGGATAGTGAAAATGTAGTTAAAGGTGTCCTTACAGTTAAAGACCTGTTGCTTCCAATTTCAAGAATGGTCGAGCAGAAAGCGAAGTTCTACCTACAGCTTGGGGGAGATGCTCACTATTTAAGCGACTTTACCAGAGAAAGAATAATCTCTGACATAAAGAGGTTCGTAGAGGGCTACGAAGAGCTACTTGGTAATGAGGGAATCATATACCTTAGAATCAGGAGATTCCCAGAAAAGCTTCGTGGAGTTCACCTGTACCAAGCAAGAATGAGGATTGTAACTGACAAAGGACAGTTTATGGCTACAGGAGAAACATGGGGTGCAATACAAGCAGTTCACGACGCTCTAAGGGCAATAGAAAGACAGATACTTCAAAAAGCAGAGCTCCAAAGAGAGACGAAGCACACCAGAAGGTTTATAGAGTACCTTGGCTTCTGA
- a CDS encoding monovalent cation/H+ antiporter subunit E — translation MSFLVAFIWSFVLWLVLTAGTNGMLWSTEELIAGAIFAIIVGFSTRNIIGEKTQRFLNPVKWLGFIVYVIGPLFWGMAKANLDVAYRVITGKIKPGIVRVPVDLENDAQYTILSNSITLTPGTLTVDACPEEKALYVHWIYVREEEPKTSEPVAGSFEKWARRLGR, via the coding sequence ATGAGTTTCCTTGTCGCATTTATATGGTCGTTTGTGCTCTGGCTTGTACTTACAGCAGGTACAAATGGGATGCTCTGGAGCACTGAGGAGCTAATAGCAGGGGCAATATTTGCAATAATAGTCGGATTTTCCACAAGGAACATCATAGGAGAAAAAACGCAGAGATTTCTAAACCCAGTAAAATGGCTCGGCTTTATTGTTTATGTTATAGGTCCCCTCTTCTGGGGAATGGCAAAGGCGAATTTAGACGTGGCTTACAGAGTGATTACTGGAAAAATAAAACCTGGAATTGTTAGAGTACCTGTTGATCTCGAAAACGATGCCCAATATACGATATTGAGCAACTCAATCACACTTACTCCAGGAACTTTGACTGTAGATGCTTGTCCAGAAGAAAAAGCTCTCTATGTCCACTGGATTTATGTAAGAGAAGAGGAACCAAAAACATCAGAGCCTGTCGCAGGTTCGTTTGAAAAATGGGCAAGGAGGTTGGGAAGATGA
- a CDS encoding S8 family serine peptidase translates to MEVSALGVGILSTYPDDTYAILDGTSMACPHVSGVVALIQAVCYNDHSNEDISVLSPEDVRNILHSTADDLGASGWDPDYGYGIVRADLAVQVVG, encoded by the coding sequence GTGGAGGTTAGCGCTCTCGGTGTTGGTATACTGAGCACATATCCTGACGACACCTACGCTATATTGGACGGAACATCTATGGCATGTCCTCATGTTAGTGGTGTTGTTGCGCTGATTCAGGCGGTCTGCTACAATGACCATAGTAACGAAGATATCAGTGTTTTATCACCGGAAGATGTCAGAAATATACTCCATTCAACAGCTGATGATCTTGGAGCATCAGGATGGGATCCTGACTATGGCTATGGCATAGTCAGAGCAGACCTGGCTGTTCAGGTTGTTGGCTGA
- the malP gene encoding maltodextrin phosphorylase yields the protein MERTVSQIKSKLPENLEGLLELAYNYWWSWNRRATKLWEKINPEHWREYKNPVKLLLDTPEERLKELSKDDDFVNLYELVIDQFRHYMNPESTWFLTNYPKWEKPVIYLCMEYGISKSLPIYSGGLGILAGDHIKTASDLGIPLIGIGLLYKHGYFKQEIDKDGRQIEVFPEYNPEEMPIKPVTTDKGEPVLIEVPIENRIVYARAFEVNVGRVKLYLLDTDVPQNSPDDRTICDYLYNAEIDKRIKQEILLGIGGMRLLRTLGIEPAVIHLNEGHPAFANFQRIAWYMEEGLNFLEALTVVRSTTIFTTHTPVPAGHDKFLIAEVEKRLAKFLEGLPKEEFLNLGREGDQFNMTLLSIRTSSYVNAVSKLHSKVTKEMWSHLWPGVPLDEIPVEGITNGVHTKTWLHNEIKKLIDRYVGRVWRDYAELEGLWYGVERIPDEELWEAHLKAKREFIDLIKRKIKERNERLGIDEPLPEIDENALIIGFARRFATYKRATLILTDLERLKKIVNNPERPVYIIFGGKAHPRDETGKEFLKRVHEVSQMPEFKNKIIVFENYDMGSARAMVAGVDVWLNNPRRPLEASGTSGMKAGLNGVLNLSVYDGWWVEGYNGKNGWVIGDESLEPETEEDDIRDAQSLYDLLENEVIPTYYENRSRWIYMMKESIKSIAPKFSTHRMVKEYVDKFYSKALTNAIILRRDNFKAAREIASWKAKVLSSWDNVEIERIVTQDATAVEVVVNLNGLSPEDVKVEIYYGVKAEGYAIEKPYVIELKHPQNLGGSRWLYRYEGPALKNLGHPCWHYAVRVYPYHDKLPHKFLLGLIKWKGFFES from the coding sequence ATGGAGAGAACTGTTAGTCAAATAAAATCAAAACTCCCGGAAAATTTGGAGGGTCTTTTGGAACTCGCATATAATTACTGGTGGAGCTGGAACAGAAGAGCTACAAAACTTTGGGAAAAAATAAACCCCGAACACTGGCGAGAATATAAGAATCCCGTTAAACTTCTCCTCGATACTCCCGAAGAGAGATTGAAAGAACTTTCGAAAGACGACGATTTTGTAAACTTGTATGAACTTGTTATCGATCAGTTCAGACATTATATGAATCCTGAGAGCACATGGTTTTTAACAAATTATCCAAAATGGGAAAAGCCAGTAATATACCTGTGTATGGAGTATGGAATAAGCAAAAGCCTCCCAATTTATTCTGGCGGACTAGGGATACTTGCTGGAGACCATATAAAGACGGCCAGCGACTTGGGGATACCACTTATTGGAATTGGTCTTCTCTACAAGCATGGATATTTCAAACAGGAAATCGACAAAGATGGAAGACAGATAGAAGTTTTCCCTGAGTACAACCCAGAAGAAATGCCAATCAAGCCCGTAACTACAGATAAGGGAGAGCCAGTACTCATAGAAGTTCCGATAGAGAATAGGATAGTGTACGCAAGGGCATTTGAGGTTAACGTGGGTAGGGTAAAGCTGTATCTTCTCGATACCGATGTTCCACAGAACTCTCCCGACGATAGAACCATATGCGATTACCTCTACAATGCTGAAATAGACAAGAGAATAAAGCAAGAAATACTACTGGGTATCGGTGGAATGAGACTTTTAAGGACACTGGGAATCGAACCGGCAGTTATACACCTCAATGAAGGACATCCAGCATTTGCAAACTTCCAAAGAATAGCGTGGTACATGGAAGAAGGCTTAAACTTCTTGGAGGCCCTAACCGTTGTAAGAAGCACAACAATCTTCACAACCCATACTCCCGTGCCAGCTGGACATGACAAATTCCTCATAGCGGAGGTAGAAAAGAGACTTGCCAAATTCCTCGAAGGCCTTCCAAAGGAAGAGTTTCTCAATTTGGGCAGGGAAGGAGACCAGTTTAACATGACGCTTCTCTCAATAAGAACTTCAAGCTACGTGAACGCTGTAAGCAAGCTCCATTCAAAGGTAACCAAAGAAATGTGGAGCCACTTGTGGCCTGGTGTTCCTCTAGATGAGATCCCCGTAGAGGGAATCACAAATGGTGTCCACACAAAGACCTGGCTTCACAATGAGATAAAGAAACTCATTGACAGGTATGTGGGAAGAGTTTGGAGAGACTACGCAGAACTTGAGGGTCTTTGGTACGGAGTAGAGAGGATTCCAGATGAGGAACTTTGGGAAGCACACTTAAAGGCAAAGAGGGAGTTCATAGATCTCATCAAGAGAAAGATAAAAGAGAGAAACGAACGGCTTGGAATTGACGAACCTCTGCCAGAGATAGATGAAAACGCCCTTATAATAGGCTTTGCAAGACGTTTTGCCACATATAAAAGAGCGACACTGATATTAACTGACCTGGAGAGGCTCAAGAAAATAGTAAACAATCCAGAAAGGCCAGTCTACATAATTTTCGGTGGAAAAGCACATCCGAGAGATGAAACAGGTAAAGAGTTCCTCAAGAGGGTTCACGAAGTCTCTCAGATGCCCGAGTTTAAGAACAAAATCATAGTGTTTGAGAACTACGATATGGGGTCTGCAAGGGCAATGGTAGCTGGAGTTGATGTATGGCTTAACAACCCAAGGAGACCCTTAGAAGCCAGTGGGACAAGCGGAATGAAAGCAGGATTAAACGGCGTTCTGAACTTAAGCGTATACGATGGATGGTGGGTTGAAGGTTACAACGGTAAAAACGGATGGGTCATAGGAGACGAAAGCCTTGAACCCGAAACAGAGGAAGATGACATCAGAGATGCTCAGAGCCTCTACGACCTCCTTGAAAATGAAGTCATTCCCACATACTACGAGAACAGATCAAGATGGATTTACATGATGAAAGAAAGCATAAAGAGCATTGCGCCCAAGTTCAGCACCCACAGAATGGTGAAAGAGTACGTTGATAAATTCTATTCAAAAGCCCTGACAAATGCAATAATTCTCCGGAGAGACAACTTTAAAGCAGCAAGAGAAATCGCATCATGGAAAGCAAAAGTCCTCAGCTCTTGGGATAACGTGGAGATAGAGCGCATTGTAACTCAAGATGCCACCGCAGTTGAGGTTGTAGTAAATCTAAATGGCCTAAGCCCAGAAGACGTCAAGGTTGAGATTTAC
- a CDS encoding Na(+)/H(+) antiporter subunit B, with amino-acid sequence MKSDMGLIVKTMARATIPLIGIFGAYVVSHGHLTPGGGFQGGATIAGAGILFIIAFGLDEAKKRINKNLYSALEGLGGLVFLGAAMLGLGVAFFYNTLWHNGPILNGEPGTLLSAGYLPIMNLAVGLKVYTGLMSAVFAIALFRRWRK; translated from the coding sequence ATGAAGAGTGATATGGGACTCATAGTTAAAACAATGGCAAGGGCAACTATACCCCTCATCGGAATTTTTGGAGCTTACGTAGTTTCTCATGGACATCTCACGCCTGGAGGAGGATTCCAGGGTGGAGCGACAATTGCTGGAGCAGGTATATTGTTCATAATAGCATTTGGATTAGATGAGGCTAAGAAAAGGATAAACAAAAACCTTTATTCAGCCCTCGAAGGATTGGGCGGCTTAGTTTTTCTAGGAGCTGCCATGCTTGGTCTCGGTGTGGCATTTTTCTACAACACCCTATGGCACAATGGCCCTATACTCAACGGAGAACCCGGTACGCTTCTATCAGCCGGATACCTTCCAATAATGAACTTGGCTGTAGGCCTGAAGGTTTACACTGGACTAATGAGTGCTGTGTTTGCAATAGCCCTTTTTAGGAGGTGGAGGAAGTGA
- a CDS encoding TRAM domain-containing protein, with amino-acid sequence MYGDRFGGRRFEAPVKVGERYKVKIESIGQGGDGIARIKGFVVFVPNTKVGDEVEIVINSVKRKFAFAEVI; translated from the coding sequence ATGTATGGAGATAGATTTGGTGGAAGAAGGTTTGAAGCTCCAGTTAAAGTTGGAGAAAGGTATAAGGTAAAAATAGAGAGCATCGGCCAAGGCGGAGATGGAATTGCTAGAATCAAAGGGTTTGTAGTCTTCGTCCCAAACACAAAAGTAGGGGATGAAGTAGAGATCGTCATTAACAGTGTGAAGAGAAAATTCGCCTTCGCCGAAGTTATCTGA